The Arthrobacter oryzae DNA window TTTTCGAAGCCGCCCACCTGCAGGAGCTGCTTGAAAAGCTGCGGGGACTGCGGCAGGGCGTACCAGGAACCCGGCGCGAGGCGTGCGGGGACGACAAAGTCACGGGCGCCTTCCGGCGTCGACCGCGTCAGCGTGGGGGTCTCGATCTCAACGAAACCGTCCCGGTGGAGCAGCTCGCGCGCCACGCGGTTGGCCTCGGAGCGCAGGCGCATGTTCCGGGCGGGGCCCGGGCGGCGCAGGTCGAGGTAACGGTGCTTGAGCCGTGCTTCCTCGCCCACCTCGACGTGCTCGTCGATCTGGAAAGGCAGCGGTTCAGAGGTGTTGAGGATGGTCACCTTCTCGGCGATAACCTCGATCTGGCCGGTGGCCAGGGCCGGGTTTTCGTTGCCCTCCGGTCGCTGCGAAACCGTACCGATAACCTGCAGCACGTACTCATTGCGGAGTCCGTGGAAAACCTCTTCTTCGCGGACTACCACCTGGGAGACGCCTGAGGCGTCGCGAAGGTCAACGAATGCCACACCACCGTGATCACGACGCCGGCCCACCCAGCCGGCCAGGGTTACGGTTTGTCCAATGTGCTCGGAGCGAAGGGATCCGAGGTCATGTGTGCGCAGCACAGCACGCCTTTCTGAAGGAGACAGCAGGAATACAGAGATGATGTTGAATGGGACCGTTACGGGAACAGTCCCGTACGAGTTTACCCGTTGGAGAGGCTTTCCTTCCGCCATGCAGACCCATCAACGGCTTCAGCGCCGGCTCGGCGTGTTCGATGCAACCGCTATCGGACTTGGATCCATGCTCGGCGCCGGTGTATTCGTCGTCTTCTCCCCTGCCACCGCACTGGCCGGCCGGCTCATGATCGTCTCTGTGCTGATCGCCGGCGCGATTGCCTACTGCAATGCCGTTGCGTCCGCCCAGCTCGCCGCCAAATACCCGGCCAGCGGCGGGACCTATGTCTACGGCCGCAAGCAGCTGGGCGAATGGCCGGGCTTCATTGCCGGCTGGGGTTTCGTCACCGGAAAGACTGCATCGTGCGCGGCCATGGCCCTGACTTTCGGACATTATGTGGCACCGGACTATGCCACGCCCCTGGCTGTCGCCGCCGTCGCAGTGCTCACGGCGGTCAACCTCATGGGCATTACCCGTACGGCGCTGTTGACCAGGATCCTGCTCGGCATTGTCCTGGCCACCCTCGTCTTCGTTGCGGTCGCGGGCCTGACTGGACCCCACCCGGATCCGGGCGCCTCGGCGCAAAGCCCCGGCAATGCCTGGGGCATCCTTCCGGCCGCCGGGCTGATGTTCTTCGCCTTTGCCGGCTACGCACGGATCGCCACGCTGGGCGAAGAGGTCAAGGATCCCTCCCGTACCATTCCGCGGGCAATATTGGCCGCGCTGGCCGCCGCTTTCGTGATCTACCTGGGACTCGCCGCGCTGTTGCTCTGGCATCTGTCCCCGGGACGACTGGCTGACTCACTGTCACCGCTGCTGGACGCCGTGGCCCTCTCAGGCTTCAGCGCGGGTGGCCCTTTTGTCCAGGCCGGAGCAGCCGCCGCGTGCCTGGGAGCGCTGCTGGCTCTCATCACCGGAGTGGGCCGCACGGCCCTGGCCATGGCCCGGGAGCGGGACCTCCCGGCTGCCCTGGCCCGGGTGCACGGACGCCACACGGTGCCGGTCGCCGCCGAACTCTCGGTGGCCGCTGCCGTGATGCTCCTGCTTGCCACCACCGATGTCCTCACCGTGGTGGGCTTTTCCAGTTTCGGCGTGCTGATCTACTACTCGGTGACAAATGCCGCCGCCTTCACCTTGGCCGAGCGGCCGGGAAGCGCACCCCGCTGGCTGAACGCTGCGGGCTTCGCCGGCTGCCTCATCCTGGCCTTCACATTGCCGCTGGGCTCCGTGGCGGGCATGGTGGCCGTCCTGGCCACCGGCGTCGGCGGCCGGTTCCTGGTGCTGAAGTTCCGGAAGCGGCCGCCTGGGGCTTAAGGCCGCTTAGGCCTTCACGATCCGGACGTGCAGGTCCGCGTCCGACGGCGTCCAGCTGGCCGGATCGGCGTCTGCCTGCTCACCCGAGCGGATGTCCTTGACCTGGTGCCTGCCGTCGTCGTCCGTGAACCACACAAACGGGATGCCCCGGCGGTCGGCGAATTTGATCTGCTTGCCGAATTTGTCAGCTTTGGCGGCCACCTCGGTGGAGATTCCGCGGCTGCGGAGCTGGGCGGCGACGTCCTGCGCCGCGCCCCAGCTGTCGTCGTTGGTCAGGGCGACGAGCACTGCTGTGGGCACTGCACGGGTGGCCTGGGCCAGTTCCTGGCTCAGGATCCTGGAGACAAGGCGTGTCACTCCGATGGACAGGCCGACGCCCGGGAACTTCCGGTTTCCCTTGCTTGCCAGCGCGTCGTAGCGGCCGCCGGAGCAGATGGAGCCCAGCTGCTCATGGCCCACCAGGACAGTTTCCACCACGGTTCCTGTGTAGTAGTCGAGGCCGCGGGCGATGCTGAGGTCCGCCACCACTTTGCCGGGCGCACGCTCCGCCGCTGCGGCGATGACCTGTTCCAGCTCGTTCAGGCCTTCCTCCAGCAGTTCGTCCTTGACGCCCAGGGCACGGACCTTGTCAACGAAGGACGTGTCCTCGGTGCGGATGCCGGCCAGGCTCAAGGCAGCCTGCGCCTGGTCCTCCGAGGCTCCCAGCTCGGTCTTCAGCAGCTCGGCCACCTTGGCGGGACCAATTTTCTCGAGTTTGTCGATGCTTCGCAGGACTCCTGCGGTATCCGTCAGGCCGATACCGCGGTAAAAGCCCTCGGCCAGTTTGCGGTTGTTAATGCGGAGGCGGAAGTCCGGGATCGGAAGGGCGCTGAGGGCTTCGGCGATCACCAGCGCGATTTCGACGTCGTAGCGGAACGGAAGCTCGCCGTCGCCCACGATATCGATGTCCGCCTGGGTGAATTCACGCGCACGGCCCTCCTGGGGACGCTCACCGCGCCACACCTTCTGGATCTGGTATCGGCGGAACGGGAACGACAGGTAGCCGGCGTTTTCCACGACGTAACGGGCGAACGGCACCGTCAGGTCGAAGTGCAGGGCCAGGGAGTGGTGCTCGCCCTTGGCGGCCCGGGATTCTTCTTCGTCCTCCTGCAGCCGGCTGAGGCCATAGACCTCTTTGTCGATCTCACCCTTACGGAGGAGCTGGCCCACCGTTTCCACTGCACGGGTCTCGATCGAGGAGAAGCCGTGCAGCTCAAAGACGCGCCGAAGCGTGTCCAGCACATGGAGCTCCACCAGCCGCTCCTCGGGAAGCCACTCGGGGAATCCGGACAGGGAGGCGGTGCGTGCCATGGTGGATTTTCTCCTCAGGTAACAGAAGGCTGGAGTCCGCTGCCCGGTATTCCGGTTCCGCCATGTGATCAAAAAGCGGCGGGTAAGGGCGGGAGTCCAGCCAGTCATGCATAAACTATGTGCGGCAGTCAGTTTATGCTTTCGGCGCCCGCAACTCTAATGGGGCGGCCGGGAACATCGCCTGCCGCTTGCTGCCGGACACCGGACGTCGCCACTGGCCCGTTCGGGGGTGCGGCCCGACAACCAGGAGGACTTTTGGCGGCCAGTTCACGGAGCGCCCGCGAAGCAAAGCGGCGCATCCTGCAAATGGAAGCAAAGCGCGAGCTGCGGCGGCAGCAGGAGAAGCGCCGGAAGCGCGACAACGTGGTCGCCGCCGGTGCGGGCGCCGCAGCGCTGGTCCTCGCCGTCGTCCTCCAACTGACTGTCTTCTCGAGCAATCCGACGGAAGACGAATACGCCGCGGCACAGGCCGGCCTGACCAGCCCGTCAGCCACTCCGACGGCTCCGGCCACGAATGCCGCCAACATTCCCAGCCCGGAGACTGCGGCGGGCAAGGTCTTCAGCGGCGAGCTTAAGCTCAACAGCGGCGCCCTCGGCGTCGAACTGGACGGGACCAAGGCGCCGCAGGCAGCCGCAGTCTTCAAATCGCTTGCCGACGAAAACTACTTCAACGGGATCAGCTGCCACCGGCTGACGACCGGCGAAACGTTCGGCGTCCTGCAGTGCGGTTCAAAAACCGGCGACGGGCAGGGTGACCCCGCGTACACGTGGGGTCCGTTGGAGAACACGCCGGCAGACAACGCCTATCCGGCAGGGACCATCGCAGTGGCCCGCACCAGCGGCAACGCCTACGGGAACGGCACCCAGTTCTTCATCGTTTACAAGGACACGGTCATTCCGTCCGATGCGGCCGGCGGGTACACGGTGGTGGGCAAGGTGACCTCCGGCCTCGATGTGGTGGCAAAGATCGCCGACGGCGGTATTAAAGCGGGCGGAAGCGCAACAGACGGCGCTCCTGTGGAACCAGTCACGATAGACTCGTTCTCTCTGAAGTAACCAGCCCCGGCCTCCACGCTGCGGGTGCAGGTATTTCCCTCCAAGCGAAAGACTTTTAGCGGTGACAGACAGTCAGAAATCCGACGAAACAGTAACAGCAGCCTCCGAAGAAGCCGAGACCGGGGTTCAGGTGGTTGACGACGCGCAGGCGGCCGGCAACGACGCCGCTCCCGAGGCCGCGGCAGAAACGCAGCCAGCAACGCCCGAATCTTCCGCAACGGAGCCTGAATCCGACGCTCCGGCCACGGAGGAGGCGCCCGCCGAGGAGGCACCCGGTGAGCAGCCCGCCGCCGAGGAGGCACCTGCCACCCCGGCTCCGGCGCCGCGGCCGGCAGCGCGCCCGGCCCCTTCACCGGCCGCATTTGCTGCCCGGCCGAAGGCTGCGTCCTCTCCTACGGTTCCCGCCCCCGCTTCAGTCTCCTCTGCTGCCTCACTGGCCGAGGCCGCACGCTGGGGCCGGGTTGAAGGCGACGGCCACGTCTTCCTGACCATCGACGGCGGGGAACACCCCGTGGGTCAGTACCCGGACGTGAGCGACGAGGAAGCCCTCGGCTATTTCGCCCGGAAGTACGACGACGTCGTGGCCCAGATTGTCCTCCTGGAACAGCGCGTGGGCTCGAAGGCCCCGACCACCGACATGCAGAAGACCGTAACCCACCTGCGCGAGCAGCTGGCGGAACGGAACATGGTGGGAGATATCCGCGCCGCCGAAGCCCGCCTCGACACGCTGTCCACCCAGATCGCGGAACTCGAAAAGGCGGAAAAGGCCGAACACGATGCCGTCCGTGCCGCCGAGCTGGCTGCCCGCGAAGCAATCGTTGCGGAAGCAGAAGAAATCTCCGGCCACGATCCTGCGCAGATCCAGTGGAAGACTTCCAGTGCCCGCATGAACGAACTCTTCGAAAGCTGGAAGGCTGCGCAGAAGAACGGCGTACGCCTGGGACGAAGCAACGAAGACGCTCTCTGGAAGCGGTTCAGGGCAGCGCGGACTGTCTTTGACCGCCACCGCCGCGCGTACTTCTCGCAGCTGGACAGCAACAACTCGGCAGCCAAGGCTGCCAAGGAAAAGCTGATCGCTGAAGCCGAAGCGCTGTCCTCCTCCACCGACTGGGGCTTCGCGGCGGGCGAATACCGCCGCCTGATGGACGAGTGGAAGGCCTCACCGCGGGCCAGCCGCAAGGACGACGATGCACTGTGGGCCCGCTTCCGTGCCGCCCAGGACGTCTTCTTCACCTCGCGCCAGGCAGCCAACGACGAGATCGACCAGGAATACGGCGCCAACCTGACCGTTAAGGAAGCCCTCCTGGTCGAGGCGAATGCACTGCTGCCCATCAAGGACCTGGCCGCCGCGAAGAAGGCACTCCAGTCCATCCGTGACCGCTGGGAGGAAGCCGGGAAGGTTCCCCGGGCGGACATGAGCCGGATCGAAGCGGGGCTCCGGAAGGTGGAGGACGCCGTCCGCCACGCCGAGGACGAAAACTGGAAGCGGTCCAACCCGGAGACCAAGGCGCGGACCAACAGCGCCCTGTCGCAGCTGGAAGCCGCCATTGCGGGGCTGAAGGAAGACCTCGCCAAGGCGGAGAAGGCGGGCGACCAGCGCAAGATCAAGGCCGCCCAGGAAGCCCTCGAAGCCCGTCAGGCGTGGCTCGACCAGATTTCACGCTCGGCCAGCGAACTTTCCTAAACACGCTCGCGCCACGTACAGGCCCCCTTCCGGTTATCCACATAACCGGAAGGGGGCCTGTACGCGTTTGGGGCGGCAGGAAAGGATGGCTGAATGGCTACCCCTTCTCCGGAAATCTATTCCCCCGGCCGTGTCTTCTCATGGCCGGAACTTCAGGCCATGGCCGCAGACGGCATCCTCAACCAGCTGTATCAGCGCGGGTACGTGCTCCCCGGGACGGCCGCCACTCCACAGCTGCGGGCGCGTGCGGCGTCGTTCGCAGTCCCGCCGGCCATCCGGCAACGTGTCGTTGCCGGACGCATGACGGCGGCATGGATCTACGGCTGTGCCGGGGAACCGGACCGGCTGGCGCTCCTCGTGGACGCCACCCGACGTGTCTCGAGCCTGCGGTCGACCCGCGGGTGCACCCTTCACGAAGTCAGGCTCGGTCCGTTCGACGTCGTCAGCCTGGGCGGCCTGATGGTGTCCAGCCCGCTACGGACAGCGCTGGACATCGCCCTCCACGTGGACGCCGAGCGCGCCCTGCCGGCCCTGCGGAAAATGCTGGCGAGTCCCGAGCTCGACGTCAGGCTACGGTTGCTCATGCTAGCGGTCGAAGCCACTCCCCGGGTGCCGCACAAGAAGGCGGCCCTGGAAATACTCTCCGCCCTGAAGCTTGAACCTGGCTGACCCGGCCAGGGGGCGGCGCGGTGGCCGTCCTGGACTCAGCTGCGCCGCCGGTTGCCGGTGGTGCGGTAGACGTCGAATACTCCGTCGATGCGCCGCACGGCGCTGAGCACATGGCTCAGGTACTTTGGATCGCCCATCTCGAACGCGAACTTGGAGATGGCCACACGGTCAGTCGACGTGTGCACGCTGGCAGCCAGGATGTTGACGTGGTTCTCGGAGAGGATCCTGGTGACGTCGGAGAGCAGCGACTTCCGGTCCAGCGCCTCCACCTGGATCTCCACGAGGAAGACGCTGGACTGGGTAGGCGCCCAGTCCACCTCCACGATGCGGTCCGGCTGGTCCTTCAGGTCTGAGACGTTGGTGCAGTCCGTCCGGTGCACTGATACACCGGAGCCCCTCGTGACAAACCCCAGGATGGGATCCGGCGGTACCGGCGTGCAGCAGCGTGCAAGTTTCACCCACACGTCACCCACGCCGCGGACGATCACGCCGGAGTCGGAATACTTCGTCTTGCTGACCTGTGTGGGGATGCTGACCTCGGTCAGGTCATCCTCGGGCCCCTCATTGCCGCCGAGGGTTTCAACAAGCCGTTCCATCACCGACTGGGCCGACGTGTGCCCGTCGCCCACTCCGGCGTAGAGGCCGGAGATGTCCACGTACTTGAAGTGCTCTGCGACCTCTGCCAGGGCGTCGTGGGTCATCAGCCGCTGCAGGGGAAGGTTCTGCTTGCGCATGGCCTTCGTCAGCAGTTCCTTGCCGCGGTCGATTGCCTCTTCGCGGCGTTCCTTGCTGAACCACTGCCTGATCTTGTTGCGGGCGCGGGCACTTTTGACGAAGTGCTGCCAGTCCTGGCTGGGGCCGGCCCCCTCCGCCTTGGAGGTGAAGATCTCCACCCAGTCGCCGTGGTTCAGTTCGCTGTTGAGGGGAACGAGCTTTCCGTTGACCCTGGCGCCGATGGTCCGGTGGCCCACTTCGGTGTGGACGGCATAGGCGAAGTCCACCGGCGTCGATCCCGCCGGCAGGGCCATGACCTCGCCCTTCGGCGTGAAAACGAACACCTCGCGGGCGTTGATTTCGAAGCGCAGGGAATCCAGGAATTCGCCGGGATCGGAGGTTTCCTGCTGCCAGTCGACCAGCGACCGCAGCCAGCCCATGTCGCCGTCACGGGGACTTCCGGGGCCTGCGGCCGTCCGGTTGGGCTGGTCCTTGTACTTCCAGTGCGCCGCCACACCGTACTCGGCCCGGCGGTGCATCTCGTGGGTCCGGATCTGGATCTCCACCGGCTTGCCGCCGGGCCCGATGACCGTGGTGTGCAGGGACTGGTACATGTTGAACTTGGGCATCGCGATGTAGTCCTTGAAGCGCCCCGGAAGCGGGTTCCAGCGCGAATGCAGCGTGCCTAGGGCTGCATAACAGTCACGGACGGAGTCCACCAGGACCCGGACACCCATGAGGTCGTTGATGTCGTCGAAGTCCTTGTCGCGGACGATCATCTTCTGGTAGATCGAGTAGTAATGCTTCGGCCGGCCCGTGATGGTGGCCTTGATCTTCGCCGTCCGGAGATCTTCGGTGATCTGGTTCCGGATGACGCTCAGGCTTTTTTCACGCTCCGGGGTCCGGTCCCCCACCATCCGCACAATCTCTTCGTACACCTTCGGGTATAGCGCCGCGAAGGACAGGTCCTCGAGCTCCCACTTGATGGTGTTCATGCCGAGCCGGTGCGCCAGCGGAGCGAAGATTTCCAGCGTTTCCCGGGCTTTGCGGGCCGAGGACTCTGCCGAAACGAAGCGCCACGTGCGGGCATTGTGCAGCCGGTCGGCCAGCTTGATCATCAGCACGCGGATGTCCTTGGCCATTGCAACGACCATCTTGCGGACCGTTTCGGACTGTGCCGCTTCGCCGAAGCTCACCTTGTCCAGCTTGGTGACGCCGTCCACGAGCATGGCGACCTCGGGGCCGAAGTCCCTCTTGAGGTCGGCCAAGGTGTAAGGCGTATCTTCAACGGTGTCGTGCAGGAGCGCCGCCGCCAGCGTGGTGCCGCTCAGCCCCAGCTCGGCCAGGATGGTGGCCACTGCAACGGGATGCGTGATGTACGGGTCGCCGCTCTTGCGTTTCTGTCCCCGGTGGCTTTGTTCGGCCACCACGAAAGCCCGCTGGATGAGGTCGAAATCCTCTTTGGGGTTGTTCGCCCGGACGGTGCGGAGCAGCGGTTCAAGGATCGGGGAATACGTGGCCGTTCCGCGCCCGGTCAGCCGGGCCAGCCTGGACCTGGTGCGTTCGCGGCGTCCGGGAAAAGTAGGCCGGAACCCGGAACTGTCAACCGGCACGCCTGCATCCGGGCGTCCGGACGCGACCAAGCCGGTCTGCGGACCCTGGCCCGGACCTTCCCCACCGTCGGCCGTTGGCGCCGACGTCGAACGTTCTTCCAATGAAGCACCCCTCACGACCCGTTAATTATCCCAGTCTATTCCCGCGGCGGGGCACTTCCGTAACCGGAACGCAGATGCGAAGGGCCGGGCACCGTCACGGATGACGGCGCCCGGCCCTTCACGGCCGAACAGTTCAGGTTGTTGCGGTCTCCGGTGCGGCAGTTGCCTTCGCGGCCGATTCGGTCCGGCGGCGTTCAACCCGCTCGGCCTGCTTGACCAGCGCAGGTTCACCCTGGCGCAGCCAGGCGTACAGCGGGGCTGCGATGAAGATGGTCGCCGCGGTACCGATCAGGATGCCGACGAAGAGTGCCAGCGAGAGGTCCCGCAAGGTACCGGCCCCCAGCAGGCCGGCACCAATGAACAGGATGGCACCCACGGGGAGGATGGCCACCATCATGGTGTTGATGGACCGGACCAGCGTTTGGTTGACGGCAAGGTTGACCTCTTCCGCAAAAGTGCGGCGGGTGGAGGCATCCAGGTCGGCGGTGTTCTCGCGGATCTTGTCGAAGACCACCACAGTGTCATACAGCGAGTAGCTGAGCACCGTCAGGAAGCCGATGATGGCGGACGGCGTGACTTCGAAGTCGCTCAGTGCATAGACGCCGGCCGTGACGAACATGGTCACGAGCATGCCCACCAGCGCTGATAGCGACATCTTCCAGGTGCGGAAGTACAGGGCCATCAGGACGGCGGCGATGACCACGAAGATGACCAGGCCCAGGAGGGCCTGCTTGGTGACGTCGGCACCCCAGGTGGGACCCACGAACGTGGAGGTCACCTCGTTGTCCGTGACGCCGTACGCGGTGGTCAGCCCTTCCTTGATCCGGAGGGTTTCGTCATCGGTGAGCTTGTCCGTCTGGATGCGCATGGTGTTGCCGGCAACGTTGGCCACGCGTGGAATGCTGCCCTCCACCACGTCCTGGACGGCCTTCTCGCCAAGGGACGCTTCCGTGGTCTTAACGTTGGAAACGGTGAATTCGGATCCGCCCCGGAACTCGATGCCGAGGTTGAATCCGCCCTTGGCCACCGGGAGGAGGACGGACAGCGCCACGGCGACGGCCGCAATGATGAACCAGATCTTCTTGGAACTGACGAAGTTGTACGAGCGCTTGCCCGTATAGAGCTCGTTGCCGAACGTGGCAAAATTCGTGGTCATTTACTTGCCCTCCTTGGACGTGCTCTTGGAGGAACCGGCAAGCTGCTCCTGCTTTTCCGCCAGGCGGCGTTCTGCAATGGTCATCCGGCGCTCCGCTTCAGCTGCCGCGCCGGTGTTCTTGGCGCGCACCACGCCCGGCTTCTCGTCCGGCGTGCGGAGCCTGCCCGCACCGCGGTAGAGCGGCACGGCACCGAGCCGCTTCGGGTCAAGGCCGGAGAACCTGTGGCCCTCGCCGAAGAACTTGGTGCGGGCCAGGAGCTGCAGGGTCGGGTGGGTGAACATGAACACGACGATGAGGTCGGCGATGGCCGTCAGACCCAAGGTGAAGGCAAAGCCGCGGACGTTGCCCACGGCGACGAAGTAGAGCACGAGGGCTGCCAGCAGGTTCACTGCCTTGGACGCCAGGACGGTGCGCTTGGCACGCTTCCAGCCGTTCTCCACGGCGGAGACCAGCCCGCGGCCTTCCCGAAGTTCATCGCGGATTCGTTCGAAGTAGACGATGAACGAGTCGGCCGTCTGGCCGATGGCCACGATGAGGCCGGCCACACCGGCGAGTGACAGGCGGTAGTTTTCAGTCCAGCCCAGGATGGCAATCGCGAGGTACGTCAGCGCACCGGCCACCACGAGGGAGAGAATGGTGACGAATCCCAGTGCACGGTATTGGAAGAGCGAGTAGACCACCACCAGGAGCAGGCCGATGATGCCTGCGAGCAGGCCCATCTTGAGCTGTTCGCCGCCCAACGTAGCTGAAATCTGCTGTTCACTCTGGATCTCGAAGCTGATGGGGAGTGCACCGAAGCGCAGCTGGTCCGACAG harbors:
- a CDS encoding APC family permease — protein: MQTHQRLQRRLGVFDATAIGLGSMLGAGVFVVFSPATALAGRLMIVSVLIAGAIAYCNAVASAQLAAKYPASGGTYVYGRKQLGEWPGFIAGWGFVTGKTASCAAMALTFGHYVAPDYATPLAVAAVAVLTAVNLMGITRTALLTRILLGIVLATLVFVAVAGLTGPHPDPGASAQSPGNAWGILPAAGLMFFAFAGYARIATLGEEVKDPSRTIPRAILAALAAAFVIYLGLAALLLWHLSPGRLADSLSPLLDAVALSGFSAGGPFVQAGAAAACLGALLALITGVGRTALAMARERDLPAALARVHGRHTVPVAAELSVAAAVMLLLATTDVLTVVGFSSFGVLIYYSVTNAAAFTLAERPGSAPRWLNAAGFAGCLILAFTLPLGSVAGMVAVLATGVGGRFLVLKFRKRPPGA
- the hisS gene encoding histidine--tRNA ligase, producing MARTASLSGFPEWLPEERLVELHVLDTLRRVFELHGFSSIETRAVETVGQLLRKGEIDKEVYGLSRLQEDEEESRAAKGEHHSLALHFDLTVPFARYVVENAGYLSFPFRRYQIQKVWRGERPQEGRAREFTQADIDIVGDGELPFRYDVEIALVIAEALSALPIPDFRLRINNRKLAEGFYRGIGLTDTAGVLRSIDKLEKIGPAKVAELLKTELGASEDQAQAALSLAGIRTEDTSFVDKVRALGVKDELLEEGLNELEQVIAAAAERAPGKVVADLSIARGLDYYTGTVVETVLVGHEQLGSICSGGRYDALASKGNRKFPGVGLSIGVTRLVSRILSQELAQATRAVPTAVLVALTNDDSWGAAQDVAAQLRSRGISTEVAAKADKFGKQIKFADRRGIPFVWFTDDDGRHQVKDIRSGEQADADPASWTPSDADLHVRIVKA
- a CDS encoding peptidylprolyl isomerase; this translates as MAASSRSAREAKRRILQMEAKRELRRQQEKRRKRDNVVAAGAGAAALVLAVVLQLTVFSSNPTEDEYAAAQAGLTSPSATPTAPATNAANIPSPETAAGKVFSGELKLNSGALGVELDGTKAPQAAAVFKSLADENYFNGISCHRLTTGETFGVLQCGSKTGDGQGDPAYTWGPLENTPADNAYPAGTIAVARTSGNAYGNGTQFFIVYKDTVIPSDAAGGYTVVGKVTSGLDVVAKIADGGIKAGGSATDGAPVEPVTIDSFSLK
- a CDS encoding DUF349 domain-containing protein, which produces MTDSQKSDETVTAASEEAETGVQVVDDAQAAGNDAAPEAAAETQPATPESSATEPESDAPATEEAPAEEAPGEQPAAEEAPATPAPAPRPAARPAPSPAAFAARPKAASSPTVPAPASVSSAASLAEAARWGRVEGDGHVFLTIDGGEHPVGQYPDVSDEEALGYFARKYDDVVAQIVLLEQRVGSKAPTTDMQKTVTHLREQLAERNMVGDIRAAEARLDTLSTQIAELEKAEKAEHDAVRAAELAAREAIVAEAEEISGHDPAQIQWKTSSARMNELFESWKAAQKNGVRLGRSNEDALWKRFRAARTVFDRHRRAYFSQLDSNNSAAKAAKEKLIAEAEALSSSTDWGFAAGEYRRLMDEWKASPRASRKDDDALWARFRAAQDVFFTSRQAANDEIDQEYGANLTVKEALLVEANALLPIKDLAAAKKALQSIRDRWEEAGKVPRADMSRIEAGLRKVEDAVRHAEDENWKRSNPETKARTNSALSQLEAAIAGLKEDLAKAEKAGDQRKIKAAQEALEARQAWLDQISRSASELS
- a CDS encoding type IV toxin-antitoxin system AbiEi family antitoxin, which produces MATPSPEIYSPGRVFSWPELQAMAADGILNQLYQRGYVLPGTAATPQLRARAASFAVPPAIRQRVVAGRMTAAWIYGCAGEPDRLALLVDATRRVSSLRSTRGCTLHEVRLGPFDVVSLGGLMVSSPLRTALDIALHVDAERALPALRKMLASPELDVRLRLLMLAVEATPRVPHKKAALEILSALKLEPG
- a CDS encoding RelA/SpoT family protein, whose translation is MEERSTSAPTADGGEGPGQGPQTGLVASGRPDAGVPVDSSGFRPTFPGRRERTRSRLARLTGRGTATYSPILEPLLRTVRANNPKEDFDLIQRAFVVAEQSHRGQKRKSGDPYITHPVAVATILAELGLSGTTLAAALLHDTVEDTPYTLADLKRDFGPEVAMLVDGVTKLDKVSFGEAAQSETVRKMVVAMAKDIRVLMIKLADRLHNARTWRFVSAESSARKARETLEIFAPLAHRLGMNTIKWELEDLSFAALYPKVYEEIVRMVGDRTPEREKSLSVIRNQITEDLRTAKIKATITGRPKHYYSIYQKMIVRDKDFDDINDLMGVRVLVDSVRDCYAALGTLHSRWNPLPGRFKDYIAMPKFNMYQSLHTTVIGPGGKPVEIQIRTHEMHRRAEYGVAAHWKYKDQPNRTAAGPGSPRDGDMGWLRSLVDWQQETSDPGEFLDSLRFEINAREVFVFTPKGEVMALPAGSTPVDFAYAVHTEVGHRTIGARVNGKLVPLNSELNHGDWVEIFTSKAEGAGPSQDWQHFVKSARARNKIRQWFSKERREEAIDRGKELLTKAMRKQNLPLQRLMTHDALAEVAEHFKYVDISGLYAGVGDGHTSAQSVMERLVETLGGNEGPEDDLTEVSIPTQVSKTKYSDSGVIVRGVGDVWVKLARCCTPVPPDPILGFVTRGSGVSVHRTDCTNVSDLKDQPDRIVEVDWAPTQSSVFLVEIQVEALDRKSLLSDVTRILSENHVNILAASVHTSTDRVAISKFAFEMGDPKYLSHVLSAVRRIDGVFDVYRTTGNRRRS
- the secF gene encoding protein translocase subunit SecF; amino-acid sequence: MTTNFATFGNELYTGKRSYNFVSSKKIWFIIAAVAVALSVLLPVAKGGFNLGIEFRGGSEFTVSNVKTTEASLGEKAVQDVVEGSIPRVANVAGNTMRIQTDKLTDDETLRIKEGLTTAYGVTDNEVTSTFVGPTWGADVTKQALLGLVIFVVIAAVLMALYFRTWKMSLSALVGMLVTMFVTAGVYALSDFEVTPSAIIGFLTVLSYSLYDTVVVFDKIRENTADLDASTRRTFAEEVNLAVNQTLVRSINTMMVAILPVGAILFIGAGLLGAGTLRDLSLALFVGILIGTAATIFIAAPLYAWLRQGEPALVKQAERVERRRTESAAKATAAPETATT